The Pseudomonas fluorescens genome segment CCTTATAAAAATACAGGGGTCGCTTCATGTCGTTCGCCACGCTGATTCACCGCGCCAGTCTGCCCGGCCCGCAGGTCACTGCGGAGCAAGCCTTGCAAGTGTTGGAGCAACATTACGGGTTGGGCGGCACATTACAGGCGCTGGGCAGCCAGCAGGATCTCAACTATCGCGTAGACAGCGAACGCGGGCGATTCGTACTGAAGATCTGTCGCGGCGACTATTCGCTGGTGGAGCTGCAGGCCCAGCATGCCGGCCTGAAGTATCTGGTCGAACATTGCGATGTCCACGTTCCCCGGGTCATCCCGGCCAGTGACGGCCAGGACCTGTTGTCGCTGGAAATCGGTGGAGAAGCGGTGCACGTGCGGCTGCTCGACTACATCGAGGGCCAGTCTCTGACGGCCCTGGATCATCTCGGCCACGAGGTGGTTGCCGGATTCGGTCGACTCTGCGGTGAAATGGATCTGGCCCTGGCCGGGTTCGACCATCCAGGACTTGAACGTACATTGCAGTGGGATGCGCGCCATGCCGGCGCCCTGATCGAGCACCTGCTGCCAGTGATCGAGGACCGGCAACAGCGCGGTCTGATCGCCGATGCCGCCGAGCAGGCTCGACGGCGCCTGCAACCGCTGCTGGACAAATTGCCGGTGCAGGCGATCCACATGGACATCACCGATGACAACGTGGTCTGGCAGCGCGATGCCCGGCGTCACTGGCAAATGCAAGGCGTCATCGATTTCGGTGATCTGGTGCGCACCTGGCGCATCACCGATCTGTCGGTCACCTGCGCCGCGCTGCTGCATCACGCCGGGGGCGATCCGTTCGTGATCCTGCCGGCGGTGCAGGCCTATCACGCAGTCAATCCGTTGCAACACGAAGAATTGCAGGCACTGTGGCCGCTGATCGTGACGCGCGCGGCAGTGCTGGTGCTCAGTGGCGAGCAACAGGTCAGCATCGATCCGGGCAATACCTACAGCCGTGACAATCTTGCGCATGAGTGGGAAATCTTCCGGGTCGCCACTTCGGTGCCTCTGGCGCTGATGGAAGCGGCGATCCTCTCGGCGGTCGGGCAGGCGTTGCCAGCCATCGACAGTGAAGGTTTCGCACCTTTGTTGCCGGAGCTGGTGGGGCGCGAATTCGCGTTGATCGATCTGGGTGTTCTGAGCGCGCACTTCGAGGCGGGCAACTGGGAGCAGCCGGTCATCGATCAACGTCTGTTGAGTGAAGCCGCCGCGATCCATGGTCTGGCTGCCAGTCGATACGGGCAGTACCGTTTGTCCCGCACCCGGCCTGACAGCGCCGGGGAACCTGAGACGTTTCCGCTGCACGTCGAGTTGCGTGTGCCTTGCGGGGCAGCAGTCGAAGCGCCGTTCGCCGGCGTGCTGCATCTGTCGGCTGACGGCGCGCTGCGACTCGACGGCCCGAATCTGAGCGTGCGCCTGTGGGGTGTGACGCCCTCGCTGCACAGCGGCGCGGCGCTGGTCAAAGGACAGGTTCTGGGATCGGTGGACGGTCCGTTGATTGTGCAACTGGTCCGCGATGCGCATCTGGAGGCGCCGCTGTTCTGTACGCCGACCCGTGCTCCGGCGTGGCAGGTACTGTCGCCATCGCCGGCAGCGCTGCTGGGCCTGGCCTGCGACGCCGAGCCCGAGCTGGATGCGAAAGCCCTGCTTGCCCGTCGTGACGCCAGTTTCGCCCGCACTCAAAAACATTATTACGTCGACCCGCCGCGTATCGAACGCGGCTGGCGCAATCACCTGATCGACATGCAAGGCCGTTCCTACCTCGACATGCTCAATAACGTCGCGGTGCTCGGGCACGGTCATCCACGCATGGCGGCGGTCGCGAGCCGACAGTGGTCGTTGCTCAATACCAATTCGCGGTTCAACTATGCGGCGGTCGCCGAGTTTTCCGAACGTTTGCTGAAACTGGCGCCGGAGGGCATGGACCGGGTGTTCCTGGTCAACAGCGGCAGCGAAGCCAATGATCTGGCGATTCGCCTGGCCTGGGCCTACAGCGGCGGGCGCGACATGCTCAGTGTGCTGGAGGCCTATCACGGCTGGACGGTCGGCGCAGATGCGGTGTCGACCTCGATCGCCGACAACCCGCAGGCTCTGAGCAGTCGTCCGGACTGGGTGCACCCGGTGACCGCGCCGAATATCTATCGGGGCGAATTCCGGGGGCTCGATTCGGCGCCGGACTACGTGCGCAGCGTCGAACACAACCTGGCCAAAATCGACGAGCAGAAACGCCAACTGGCCGGGTTCATCTGCGAGCCGGTCTACGGCAATGCAGGCGGGATCTCGCTGCCACCCGGTTATCTGAAAAAAGTTTATGAATTGGTGCGTGCTCGAGGCGGTGTGTGCATCGCCGACGAGGTACAGGTCGGTTATGGGCGTATGGGGAATTTCTTCTGGGGCTTCGAAGAGCAAGGCGTGGTGCCGGACATCATCACCATGGCCAAGGGCATGGGTAATGGCCAGCCGCTGGGCGCCGTGATCACCCGGCGGGAAATCGCCGAAGCGCTGGAGGCCGAGGGTTACTTCTTCTCGTCCGCTGGCGGCAGTCCGGTGAGCTGCCAGATCGGCATGGCCGTGCTTGATGTGATGGAAGAGGAAAAACTCTGGGAAAACGCCCAGGTGGTCGGCGGGTACTTCAAGCAGCGGCTGGAGGCATTGATCGATAAACATCCGCTGGTCGGTGCGGTGCATGGCTCGGGGTTCTATCTGGGGGTCGAACTGATCCGCAATCGCCAGACCCTGGAGCCGGCGACCGAAGAAACCACGCTGCTGTGTGATCGCCTGCGGGAGCTGGGGATCTTCATGCAGCCGACCGGCGATGACTTGAACATCCTCAAGATCAAACCGCCGATGGTCACCTCGCGTCAGAGTGTGGATTTCTTTGTCGACATGCTGTCGAAGGTGCTGGAAGAAGGCCTCTGAGACTGTGATAGTCCGATTAATACCGATTTCTATCGGTATTAATCGGTAAAAACAAAACTCGATATTTGTTTTTAGCTTTTAAAGTCGATATTTATCGTTTATAAAGTCGCTATCGTCCGTCGTCCAAACCTGTTCGGCGCGTTGAACAACCTCGACCGTTCCCTGGAGTCCTGATCGACATGACCACCTTGAAAAGTACCCCACGCGCCGATGGCTTCTACATGCCGGCCGAGTGGGCGCCGCAAACCCAGACCTGGATGATCTGGCCCGAGCGTCCGGACAACTGGCGTCTGGGCGGCAAGCCGGCGCAGGTTGCTCATGCTGCCGTGGCCAAGGCCATCGCGCGTTTCGAACCGGTGACCGTGGCGGTGTCCGCCGGCCAGTACGAAAATGCTCGCGCGCGCCTTGATGTGCCGAATATCCGCGTGGTCGAGATGTCCAGCGATGACGCCTGGGTCCGCGACAGCGGCCCGACCTTCGTGATCAACAACAGCGGCGAAGTGCGCGGTGTGAACTGGGACTTCAACGCCTGGGGCGGTTTTGACGGAGGCCTGTATTCGCCGTGGAACCGCGATTCCCAGGTCGGTGGCAAGATCCTCGAGATCGAGCGCAGCCCGCGCTATCGCACCGAAGGCTTTGTGCTCGAAGGCGGCTCGATTCATGTCGACGGTGAAGGCACCCTGATCACCACCGAAGAATGCCTGCTCAACCGCAATCGCAACCCGCACCTGGGTCGTGAAGAAATCGAAGCGGTGCTGCGCGACAACCTGTCCGTGGACAAGATCATCTGGCTGCCGGATGGCCTGTTCAACGACGAAACCGACGGCCATGTGGATAACTTCTGCTGCTACGTGCGTCCGGGCGAAGTGCTGCTGGCGTGGACCGACGATCCGCAGGATCCGAACTACCCGCGCTGCCAGGCTGCGATGAAAGTGCTGGAAAGCAGCACCGACGCCAAGGGGCGCCCGTTCACGGTGCACAAGATGCCGATTCCGGGGCCGCTGTTTGCCACCGAAGAGGAATGCGCAGGCGTGGACCCGGTGGATGGCACTCAGGAGCGCAACCCGAGCGTGCGTCTGGCCGGTTCCTACGTGAACTTCCTGATCGTCAACGGCGGCATCATCGCGCCGAGTTTCGACGATCCAATGGATGCTCCGGCCCGTGAGATTCTGCAGAACCTGTTCCCGCAACACGAAGTGGTGATGGTGCCGGGTCGCGAACTGTTACTGGGGGGCGGCAATATTCACTGCCTTACCCAACAGCAACCCGCTCCGCACAAAGAGTGAGTGCAGATGTAACAGCTTGAGTTGATTGGAAAATCGACCGGGCAGTCATTTGTTGCCTACGCTTGAAGAGAAACCCGCAGCCCGTCAGGACTGCGGGTTTCTTTATATCCGCCTGTCGGCAGTTTCAACACATTGGCATAGCTCTTGTATCGCTTATGACGCACTAGGGAGGGGGGAGAACTTCAACAGTTCTGTCATAAACCTTGGATAACGTAGCCGCTCACGAACGGGGAGAGAGCGCGGAAATGAACGCCGAAGTGAACGTAATCAGCGAGCGGACGATGCATCCCATGGCTGTAAATAGTGAGTCGCTCCAGATTGTCGCGCACTGGTTGAAGTCCAATGGAACGCGTCAGATCAGGGAACCTGATCCGCGCCGGATGATGATCGAGCGTTACCCCGCTGGCCTGTTCAGCGAGGCCGAACTGGACGCATTGTGGGATGTGATGGAAGGATAAGAAGAACAGACAAGGATTGTAAAAAGCGCTGCCGGGATGGCAGCGCTTTTTTTATGGGCGTGAATCAGAAGCTGTAGGTACCGGTCATGACCAGGCTGCGCGGCGCGCCTGGCTGGATCTGGAAGGCGCTGGTGGCCGACGCGTAATACTCGCGGTCGGTGATGTTGTTCAGCGCTGCGCGCAGGTCCCAGTCCTTGTGGCGGTAACCGACCAGAGCGTCCCAGCGCCCATAGCCCGGCAGCACGGTGGTGTTGGCGTTGTCGGCGTAACGCTGGCCGACCAGGGTCAGGCCGGTTTCGCCGTACCAGCCCATCTCCGGTTTCCAGGTCAGGAACAGGCTGCCGTTGTGCTTGGCGACATTGTTGACGCGTTTGCCTTCCAGGCCGTTGTTGTCCTTCTCGATGGTCGCGTCCTGCACGCCGAAGCCGCCGCGCACGTACCAGTTGCCGACGATCTTGCCGGTACCGGTCAACTCGATCCCCCGCGAACGCTGCAGACCGCTGAGTACAGTCAGGGTCGGGTCGTTCGGATCGGTGGTGCGACGGTTGTAGAGTTCCAGCTCGTAGATGGCGAGGGTGGTGCTCAGGCGATCGTCGAGCCAGTCACTCTTCACTCCAATCTCTTTCTGCTTGGTCAGTTCCGGGCTCAGGTCGTTGGTATTGCCGGCTGCGCCTGGAGTGATACCGATCAGACCGCCGCCCACCGGCGAGAAGGTCTTGGTCCACGAGGCGTAGAACGAGTGGTTCTGCAGCGGCGTCCAGACCACACCGAAACGCGGGCTGGTGCTGTGGCTGTCACGGTCCTCGGAGATGTTGCGCAGTTTGTTGGTCGACTCGATATCGAAGGTGTCATAGCGCAGGCCTGCCAGCAGTTGCCATTGATCGTTCAGGCGCAGTTGGTCCTGAACGTAGATCGCGCGACTTTCGACTTCTGTATGGCTGCTGCTCGACACCTGCATACGGCCGTTGTGGCGCAGATTGCGATCCGGGTTGTACAGGTCCAGCGATGGCACTGCGGAGCTGCCGCGTCCGGAGGTTGCCGCGTTGTACAGCGTCGGGTCGCGGCGCTGGCTGCCGGTTTCGAGGCCGGTCAGCAAGCGGTGTTCGAGGCCGAAGGTGTCGAATCCACCTTCCAGTTCGACGTTGTTGAATACGTTGCGGGTGGTCAGGTCCTGTTGCCAGTGCTGGCGGGTGACCTTGTTGGTCTTCGCATCGAAACCGGTGAGGTAGGTGTTGTCGAAATCGCTGTCGAGCTTGAACACACCGAGGGTGTGGCGCAGTTGCCAGTTGTCGTTGATTTCATAGCTCAGCTTCGAGCGCAGGGACTGTGCCTTGTCATCGATGAAGTCGTGATCGTTGCCGTAGGTCGTGTCTCGGCCAACATCCGCCGGACGTCCACCGACGCCGGGAATGCCGCGATCCGGCGTACGGTTGTAGCGGCTGTATTCGTACTGCACCAGCCAGTTCAGGTCAGGCGTAAGCTGCCAGCTCATCGACGGCGCAAACAGTTTGCGGTTGCCGCTGACACCGTCGCGGAAGCTGTTCTCGTCCATGTTGCCCATGTTCAGGCGCAGGCTGATGTTCTCGCTCGGGTCGGCGCTGAGGTCGGCGTACAGGCTGCGCAGATCTTCGCTGCCGCCCTGGGCCTCGATGGTCGAGCGGCGGCCGGATTCGGGCGCCTTGCTCACACGGTTGACGATCCCGCCCTGGCTGCCACGGCCGTACAGCACGGCGGCCGGCCCCTTGAGCACTTCGACGCGTTCGATGTTGTGCAGATCGCGCTTGTACTGGCTGTCGTCGCGGATGCCGTCCAGATAGAAGTCGTTGCTGGCGTCGAAACCCCGGATGCGCAGGCTGTCGAAGCGCGTATCGCCTGCGCCGCTGACGTTGGGAATCCCGCTCAGGGCGTCTTCGATGTCATTGATGCCGTAATCCGCGACGTTGGCAGTCTTGATCGAATCGATCGCCTGCGGCACGTAGCGCACGGGGGTGGACGTACGGGTTGCGGTGTTGCTGACCTTTACGCGCGGGTCGTCGGCCTGCGCTTCAGCGCTGATCGAAGTGGCGGGAAGTTCGGTCGCGGAGTAAGCGAAACCGGAGGACAAAACGGCAGAAAGCCCAAGCGTGACGGGCGTAAGACGGAACGGGGCAGGCATTGAAAAGCGCATCCGAAAGGGTGAAAGAATTCAAACGCGCGGATGGTAATGCTTTGCATTTGCTTCCGTTAATTATTCCTGAAAGGTTCCTTGGTTTGATTGTGTCAATTTATTTCATGTTTGTGTCGGAGCGGACAATGAGCGCATTTGACCGATTGCCGAAACAGACTGAAAGCCATTCCGGCGTTTTTCCGCAACGACCCATGGACTAATGTGCCGGCATCATTTTTCCCATCTTCCAGCCGGAGCTTTTCGATGACTCTTCATTACATCTACGACCCGCTGTGTGGCTGGTGCTACGGCGCCAAGCCGCTGGTACAGGCCGCACAGCAAGTTCTGCCGGTGATCGCCCATGCTGGCGGCATGATGACCGGTGCCAACCGTCAGAGCGTTTCACCGCAACTGCGCAATTACGTGATACCTCACGACCGACGCATTGCCGAATACACCGGACAGCCGTTTGGCGAAGCCTATTTCGAAGGTCTGTTGCGTGATCACACGGCGGTATTTGATTCCACGCCACCGATTGCCGCTGTCATGGCAGCAGAACGCCTCGATGGGCGTGGCCTGGAACTGCTGGGTCGTTTGCAAACCGCACACTATGTAGAAGGCCGGCGGATTGCCGATGAGGTCGTGCTCGTGGAGTGCGCGGTAGAGATGGGCTACGAGGCGGACACTTTCCTCAAAAACCTCAAGGCCACTGATACCGATCAACACATAAAGAACAGCCGCGCATTGTTGGCGAAACTCGGTGGTCAAGGCTTTCCAACCTTTGCACTGGAACAGGACGGTCAGTTCACTCTGATCGATATCGGCCCGTGGCTCGGCAAACCGCAGGCCTTTGCACAGTGGTTGAGCGAGTCCGTTCCGTCGGCACCCGTGGTGCAAGCCTTGCCGGTCTGTGGCCTCGATGGTTGTGCGTGAGCGGACATCAAAAAACCTGATTACTGGCAATTCCCAGCACGCAGCCATCGTAAAATTTACTTTTATTAGACGATTTTTGCCTATTTAAAGACGATTCTTGAAATTGACACATTGTTCAGGGCGCGGCTACGATTCGGCCCAACGCCTGTGGCTAACCGCCATGACTCAAAATCAGGAGCAGGCCCGCCATGACATTGTCTTGAGCGGGTCTTTTTGTTTCGGGGTGAATAAAAGAGTGCAATAAGCGCCGTTTCAGCCGTTCGACACAGCGCGTTTCAACCCGCAATAAGGAAAACAAGATGTTGAACAAGCGAATCAGTTTGATCGCACTGGGGATGTTGAGTGCCACTTCGGCCATGGCTAACGACCAGGCCGAGTCCAAGGGTTTTGTTGAAGACAGCAGCCTCAAAGTGCTGCTGCGCAATGCCTACATCAATCGTGACTACAAAGACGGCAACCAGGACAAAGCGGAATGGGGCCAAGCGGCCATCGGTACGTTCTCGTCCGGTTTCACCCAGGGCACCGTCGGTGTCGGTGTGGATGCCTTCGGTCTGTACGCACTGCGCCTGGATGGCGGCAAGGGCCGCAGCGGTGCGGGCGGTATCGACTTCTTCAAGCGCGGTGACAGCGGTAACGCTGCCGACGACCTGTCGAAGGGCGGTGCAGCCGTCAAATTCCGTATCTCCAACACCGTACTGACCTACGGCGACCAGATGCCGGCCCTGCCGGTGCTGAGTTACGACAACGTGCGCCTGCTGCCGGAAAGCTACACCGGTACCTTGATCACCTCCAAAGAGATCAAAGGTCTGCAACTGGATGCCGGTCGTTTCACCGCCGAATCGCGGAAAAGCGCTGAAGGCCGTGACAGCGGTGGTCTGAAGTCGATCAACGTGTTGGGCGGCAGCTACCAGTTCACCGAACAGTTCAAGGCTGCGCTGTACGCTTCCGACGTCGAAGACGTGCTGAAGAAGCAATACGTGAACGCCAACTACGTGTTCCCGATCGACAAGGATCAGTCCCTGACCCTGGACTTCAATGGTTACCGCACCAAGCTGGACAACTCCTATGTCCGCGAAAACGGCGTAACCGGCGACGACAACAAGATCTGGAGCCTGGCAGCCACTTTCGCCACCGGCCCGCACTCGTTCACCGTGGCGCACCAGCGCTCCACCGGCGACAGCAACCTGGGTTACGCCTATGGCGGCTACCAGAAAGGCCAAGGTCGCGTGGGTGACGGTGGCAACACCATCTACCTGGCCAACTCCTACTGGTCGGACTTCAACGCTGAAGACGAGCGCAGCTGGCAACTGGGCTACGGCCTGGACTTCGGCGCATTCGGTGTTCCGGGTCTGAGCTACAACTTCGCTTACGTGCGTGGCGACAACATCACCACATCCACCAGCGAAGGCGGCACCGAGCGCGAAATCTTCAACCAGTTCAAGTACGTCGTGCAGAGTGGCCCGGCCAAGGACCTGAGCGTGAAAGTGCGTAGCTCGATCCTGCGTGTTTCGCAGAAATCCAGCGAATACAACGTCAGCGGCAACGAGTTGCGTGTGTTCGTGGATTACCCGATCAACATCTTCTGATGATCGATTGAAGCCGCGAAGCGCGTCAGAAAAACCCCGACTGGTTCGGGGTTTTTTTTGACGTTTTTTGCGAAAACAGCATAAAAACCCGTGTTTTTGTCATTTGAAATGCACTTTCAAGGCGTTTCAAATCGCGTTTCAAACAGCGCTTTAAATGCCTGAAATTCTTTCTCATGGACGCAAATTCTCCACCTAATAGATTAGGCCGTTCAATGCAGCGGAGAATTGGGTAATGATCGTTTTAACCAGAGAAGTGGGCGAATCGCTACGGCGCGACAAATACGCCAATGTGCAGGGTGCTGACTTCAATCTCTACGGTCATTTCGCCGACTTTGTCAGACTGACCAAAAGTTGGGAAAACATGGAGCCTGACAGTTACTACGGTCAGGCCGAAGCCGGCATGCGTTACCGTCGTTACAGCGACTTTGAATACAACCCCAAGACGCGCGAGCTGAAGCAGCTGGAACACCGCGCGTACGTGCAGTCCAAGGAGAACAACGCCTACGTGGGCGGCGTTGTGCGGCACTTCCAGGACTTCTCCGACGAAGTGATTACTTCGCCGGTGATGCGCAGCCTGATCGACACCGATTTCGAAGTGTACAAAAGCGTGTTGCCGGAAGAGTTGCACAATGAAATCTGGCAATGCCAGATCCATCAGATCCGCATCGAGATCAAACCCGGCAAACAACTGGAAATCACGCCGGAAGGCATCCACTGCGACGGTTACCCGTTCAGCGGTGTGCACTTCTGGGGTCGCAACAATGTCGAGGGGGCCGAAAGCCGCCTGTACGACATTCACGAGCAGCAACTGGCGTCGACCACCTACCAGGAAATTCTCGACACCACTTACTTCCTCGACCGCGACATGCGCCACTACGTCACGCCGGCGCGCAACACCCACTCCCATGCCATGGCGTACCGGCAGATTCTGGCGATTTCCTTCTCGCGGCCCGGGACCGCTTTCGACATTGTTCGCTAATCAGATCACCCCAATCGACGGCGTCGAGTGCTCGACGCCGGTGGTGCTGCGGCGTGCGACGGCCAAGGACGCGCAGCGCATGGAGCGTTTCTTCCGCCAGTTCGACGAAGTGTCGTTCTGTGAATGGCAGGACGCCAAATGCCTGCGCGGCGTGCTGATCCAGAAAACCACCACGGCCTATCTCGCCTTCGACGTCGAAGGCGAGATCGTCGGTGCGGTGCTGGGCGGCATGCTCGGCAGTCGCGGCACGATCAACCATCTGGCTGTCAGCGCGCGCTATCGCAGCCAGGGTGTGGGGCAGCGGCTGGTGGAAGCGGCGTCAGCCGACATGAAACGGGTCGGTGTGCTGCGGATGTTTCTGTTCGTTGACGATGCTAACCTCGCGGGCAAGCGTTTCTGGACGGCCCAGGGTTTTTGCGAGCCTCACGGCGAACGGACATTTGAGAGGGATCTATGAATGAAACATCCGGCAGTGCGCCGCTGATGGTCGACCGTCAGCCATCGCGCACCTTTGCCGAAGCCAGCCCGGTGGTGGCCGGCTACTTCACCGTGTCGTTCGTCTTCGGGCTGATGGCGGTCAACGCCGGGCTGCCGCTGTGGCTGCCGGTGGCCATGTGTCTGTTCGTGTATGCCGGGGCTTCGCAATTCGCGGCGCTGGCGCTGATCAGCAGCGGTGCGTCGCTGACCACCATCGTGCTGACCACATTTCTGATCAATGCGCGGCACATGCTGATGTCGGTCTACATGGCGAAGGCCCTGCGGGCGCTGGGTCTGAGCCGCATGGAGCGCTGGTGCTATGCCGGCGGGCTCACCGATGAGTCGTTCGCCTTTCACAGCGTCAAGCTGGGCACCGGGGCGCCGGTGAACATCCGTTATCTGATCGGCTTCAACCTGTTCTGCCACACCTCGT includes the following:
- a CDS encoding aminotransferase, whose amino-acid sequence is MSFATLIHRASLPGPQVTAEQALQVLEQHYGLGGTLQALGSQQDLNYRVDSERGRFVLKICRGDYSLVELQAQHAGLKYLVEHCDVHVPRVIPASDGQDLLSLEIGGEAVHVRLLDYIEGQSLTALDHLGHEVVAGFGRLCGEMDLALAGFDHPGLERTLQWDARHAGALIEHLLPVIEDRQQRGLIADAAEQARRRLQPLLDKLPVQAIHMDITDDNVVWQRDARRHWQMQGVIDFGDLVRTWRITDLSVTCAALLHHAGGDPFVILPAVQAYHAVNPLQHEELQALWPLIVTRAAVLVLSGEQQVSIDPGNTYSRDNLAHEWEIFRVATSVPLALMEAAILSAVGQALPAIDSEGFAPLLPELVGREFALIDLGVLSAHFEAGNWEQPVIDQRLLSEAAAIHGLAASRYGQYRLSRTRPDSAGEPETFPLHVELRVPCGAAVEAPFAGVLHLSADGALRLDGPNLSVRLWGVTPSLHSGAALVKGQVLGSVDGPLIVQLVRDAHLEAPLFCTPTRAPAWQVLSPSPAALLGLACDAEPELDAKALLARRDASFARTQKHYYVDPPRIERGWRNHLIDMQGRSYLDMLNNVAVLGHGHPRMAAVASRQWSLLNTNSRFNYAAVAEFSERLLKLAPEGMDRVFLVNSGSEANDLAIRLAWAYSGGRDMLSVLEAYHGWTVGADAVSTSIADNPQALSSRPDWVHPVTAPNIYRGEFRGLDSAPDYVRSVEHNLAKIDEQKRQLAGFICEPVYGNAGGISLPPGYLKKVYELVRARGGVCIADEVQVGYGRMGNFFWGFEEQGVVPDIITMAKGMGNGQPLGAVITRREIAEALEAEGYFFSSAGGSPVSCQIGMAVLDVMEEEKLWENAQVVGGYFKQRLEALIDKHPLVGAVHGSGFYLGVELIRNRQTLEPATEETTLLCDRLRELGIFMQPTGDDLNILKIKPPMVTSRQSVDFFVDMLSKVLEEGL
- a CDS encoding AzlC family ABC transporter permease, producing MNETSGSAPLMVDRQPSRTFAEASPVVAGYFTVSFVFGLMAVNAGLPLWLPVAMCLFVYAGASQFAALALISSGASLTTIVLTTFLINARHMLMSVYMAKALRALGLSRMERWCYAGGLTDESFAFHSVKLGTGAPVNIRYLIGFNLFCHTSWVIGGLLGALCAQYASHLIKYQLDYALTAMMLYVLVSLCNTRNKLIAAMAAVVCMGALSLVGSSPFNVFIATFVGCGVGVCLTKRS
- the aguA gene encoding agmatine deiminase, producing MTTLKSTPRADGFYMPAEWAPQTQTWMIWPERPDNWRLGGKPAQVAHAAVAKAIARFEPVTVAVSAGQYENARARLDVPNIRVVEMSSDDAWVRDSGPTFVINNSGEVRGVNWDFNAWGGFDGGLYSPWNRDSQVGGKILEIERSPRYRTEGFVLEGGSIHVDGEGTLITTEECLLNRNRNPHLGREEIEAVLRDNLSVDKIIWLPDGLFNDETDGHVDNFCCYVRPGEVLLAWTDDPQDPNYPRCQAAMKVLESSTDAKGRPFTVHKMPIPGPLFATEEECAGVDPVDGTQERNPSVRLAGSYVNFLIVNGGIIAPSFDDPMDAPAREILQNLFPQHEVVMVPGRELLLGGGNIHCLTQQQPAPHKE
- a CDS encoding TonB-dependent receptor; translation: MPAPFRLTPVTLGLSAVLSSGFAYSATELPATSISAEAQADDPRVKVSNTATRTSTPVRYVPQAIDSIKTANVADYGINDIEDALSGIPNVSGAGDTRFDSLRIRGFDASNDFYLDGIRDDSQYKRDLHNIERVEVLKGPAAVLYGRGSQGGIVNRVSKAPESGRRSTIEAQGGSEDLRSLYADLSADPSENISLRLNMGNMDENSFRDGVSGNRKLFAPSMSWQLTPDLNWLVQYEYSRYNRTPDRGIPGVGGRPADVGRDTTYGNDHDFIDDKAQSLRSKLSYEINDNWQLRHTLGVFKLDSDFDNTYLTGFDAKTNKVTRQHWQQDLTTRNVFNNVELEGGFDTFGLEHRLLTGLETGSQRRDPTLYNAATSGRGSSAVPSLDLYNPDRNLRHNGRMQVSSSSHTEVESRAIYVQDQLRLNDQWQLLAGLRYDTFDIESTNKLRNISEDRDSHSTSPRFGVVWTPLQNHSFYASWTKTFSPVGGGLIGITPGAAGNTNDLSPELTKQKEIGVKSDWLDDRLSTTLAIYELELYNRRTTDPNDPTLTVLSGLQRSRGIELTGTGKIVGNWYVRGGFGVQDATIEKDNNGLEGKRVNNVAKHNGSLFLTWKPEMGWYGETGLTLVGQRYADNANTTVLPGYGRWDALVGYRHKDWDLRAALNNITDREYYASATSAFQIQPGAPRSLVMTGTYSF
- a CDS encoding GNAT family N-acetyltransferase, whose amino-acid sequence is MERFFRQFDEVSFCEWQDAKCLRGVLIQKTTTAYLAFDVEGEIVGAVLGGMLGSRGTINHLAVSARYRSQGVGQRLVEAASADMKRVGVLRMFLFVDDANLAGKRFWTAQGFCEPHGERTFERDL
- a CDS encoding 2OG-Fe dioxygenase family protein — its product is MIVLTREVGESLRRDKYANVQGADFNLYGHFADFVRLTKSWENMEPDSYYGQAEAGMRYRRYSDFEYNPKTRELKQLEHRAYVQSKENNAYVGGVVRHFQDFSDEVITSPVMRSLIDTDFEVYKSVLPEELHNEIWQCQIHQIRIEIKPGKQLEITPEGIHCDGYPFSGVHFWGRNNVEGAESRLYDIHEQQLASTTYQEILDTTYFLDRDMRHYVTPARNTHSHAMAYRQILAISFSRPGTAFDIVR
- a CDS encoding DsbA family protein, giving the protein MTLHYIYDPLCGWCYGAKPLVQAAQQVLPVIAHAGGMMTGANRQSVSPQLRNYVIPHDRRIAEYTGQPFGEAYFEGLLRDHTAVFDSTPPIAAVMAAERLDGRGLELLGRLQTAHYVEGRRIADEVVLVECAVEMGYEADTFLKNLKATDTDQHIKNSRALLAKLGGQGFPTFALEQDGQFTLIDIGPWLGKPQAFAQWLSESVPSAPVVQALPVCGLDGCA
- a CDS encoding OprD family porin, whose translation is MLNKRISLIALGMLSATSAMANDQAESKGFVEDSSLKVLLRNAYINRDYKDGNQDKAEWGQAAIGTFSSGFTQGTVGVGVDAFGLYALRLDGGKGRSGAGGIDFFKRGDSGNAADDLSKGGAAVKFRISNTVLTYGDQMPALPVLSYDNVRLLPESYTGTLITSKEIKGLQLDAGRFTAESRKSAEGRDSGGLKSINVLGGSYQFTEQFKAALYASDVEDVLKKQYVNANYVFPIDKDQSLTLDFNGYRTKLDNSYVRENGVTGDDNKIWSLAATFATGPHSFTVAHQRSTGDSNLGYAYGGYQKGQGRVGDGGNTIYLANSYWSDFNAEDERSWQLGYGLDFGAFGVPGLSYNFAYVRGDNITTSTSEGGTEREIFNQFKYVVQSGPAKDLSVKVRSSILRVSQKSSEYNVSGNELRVFVDYPINIF